The Alphaproteobacteria bacterium genome includes a window with the following:
- a CDS encoding glycosyltransferase family 4 protein: protein MGGPVAFVLKGYPRLSESFIAQEIRGLERRGLDIQIYSLRRPTDPATHPVHDEITAPVTYLPEYLGDDPARVWRAWLALRGRPGYRAAHRMWRADLARDRSSNRVRRFGQALVLAHELAPEIERLHAHFLHTPASVARYAARLSGRPWSCSAHAKDIWTTPDWEIREKLADLDWLVTCTGFGATHLAALAPDPAKVRLVYHGLDFDRFPAPPARFGGRDGCNPDDPAVVLSVGRAVAKKGYDTLLRALAALPADLAWRFVHVGDGELLAALKAQAADLGIAARIDWRGPQAQDSVLDAYRQADLFVLASRIADDGDRDGLPNVLMEAQSQNLACLGSDVAAIPELIEDGSDGLLVAPDDVAALTNGLIRLIREPALREHLAAKAQRRLRDRFSCETGCDQLAAQFNLPGGESGCASHSMRR, encoded by the coding sequence ATGGGTGGCCCTGTCGCCTTCGTTCTGAAGGGATATCCCCGGCTATCGGAGTCGTTCATCGCTCAGGAAATAAGAGGCCTCGAGCGCCGCGGCCTCGACATCCAAATCTATTCGCTGCGCCGGCCCACGGATCCGGCGACCCACCCGGTCCATGACGAGATCACGGCCCCGGTGACCTATCTGCCGGAATACCTGGGCGACGACCCGGCGCGGGTATGGCGCGCCTGGCTGGCGTTGCGCGGTCGCCCCGGTTATCGCGCCGCCCACCGCATGTGGCGCGCCGACCTGGCCCGGGACCGCTCGAGCAATCGCGTGCGGCGGTTCGGCCAGGCCCTGGTCCTGGCCCATGAGCTGGCCCCCGAGATCGAGCGGCTGCACGCCCATTTCCTGCATACGCCGGCGTCGGTGGCCCGCTATGCGGCGCGCCTCAGCGGCCGGCCGTGGAGTTGCTCGGCCCACGCCAAAGATATCTGGACGACGCCCGATTGGGAGATTCGAGAGAAGCTCGCCGATCTCGACTGGTTGGTCACCTGCACCGGTTTCGGCGCCACCCACCTGGCGGCGCTGGCCCCCGACCCGGCCAAGGTTCGGCTCGTCTATCACGGGCTCGATTTCGATCGCTTTCCGGCGCCGCCCGCCCGCTTCGGCGGCCGCGACGGATGCAACCCGGACGATCCGGCGGTGGTGCTGTCGGTCGGCCGGGCGGTGGCGAAAAAGGGGTACGACACCCTGTTGCGGGCGCTGGCGGCGTTGCCGGCGGACCTCGCCTGGCGCTTCGTCCATGTCGGCGATGGTGAATTGCTGGCTGCGCTCAAGGCGCAGGCGGCCGATCTCGGGATCGCCGCGCGCATCGACTGGCGCGGCCCGCAGGCACAGGATTCGGTGCTTGATGCCTATCGCCAAGCCGACCTCTTCGTCCTCGCCAGCCGGATCGCCGACGACGGCGACCGCGACGGCTTGCCCAACGTCCTGATGGAAGCGCAAAGCCAAAACCTCGCCTGCCTGGGCAGCGACGTCGCCGCGATCCCCGAACTGATCGAGGACGGCAGCGACGGCTTGCTGGTCGCGCCCGATGATGTGGCGGCGCTGACCAACGGCCTCATCCGTTTGATCCGCGAGCCCGCATTGCGCGAGCACTTGGCGGCAAAAGCCCAGCGCCGGCTGCGTGACCGGTTCTCCTGCGAAACCGGATGCGACCAATTGGCCGCGCAGTTCAACTTGCCCGGCGGAGAATCGGGATGCGCATCGCATTCTATGCGCCGCTGA